From the Variovorax paradoxus genome, the window GGCAGCCGAGGATGTTCATCAGCGTCGACTTGCCCGAACCCGACGCACCGACGATCGCCAGCATCTCCCCGCTGCCGATGTCGAGGTCGACGTCCTTCAGCACCTGTACCTGCTGCTCGCCCGAGGGAAAGCTGCGGCCGATGCCGCGCAGCGACAGCAGCGGTTGCTTCGGTGGCACTGCCTGCGTCATGAACGCTTGCCCCGCGGGCCGCCTTCGCCGTTGTCGTTGCGGTCGGGCGCCGTGGAAGGGTCGCCGGTGATGACGGTGTCGCCCTCCTTCAGTCCGTCGAGCACCTGCGCCTGGAAGTTGTTGCTGATGCCCACGCGCACCAGCCGCTTCTCGACGGTCTGGTCGGTTTTGAGCACGCGGACTTCCTGGCGTCCCTCCTTGTCGCGGGCGCCGAGCGCGGTCAGCGGCACGGTCAGCGCCTGCTTCGCCTCGCCGAGCAGGATCGCCACCTGCGCCGTCATGTCCACGCGCAGCATGCGGTCGGGGTTGGGCACATCGAACAGCGCGTTGAAGAACACCGCGTTGTTGATCTTCTCGGGCGACGGCTGCACCGCGCGCAGTGTGCCGTGGTAGCGCTTGTCGGGGTCGCCGAGGATGGTGAAGTACACCGGCTGACCCGGCTTCACGCGCACCACGTCGGCTTCGGACACCTGCGCCTTCACGGTCATGGTCGAGAGGTCGGCGAGCTTCATCAGCGTGGGCACCTGGAAGGCGGCCACCACGGTCTGGCCTTCGAGCGTGCTGATCGACACCACGTCGCCGTCGATGGGCGCGACGATGCGCGTGTACGACAGGTTGGTCTGCGCCGATGCCACGG encodes:
- the macA gene encoding macrolide transporter subunit MacA — its product is MQNSPKRRSRKLVYGAVAVVALGLLSLFWLSPPKKTDYLTATVQRTDLENAVLATGVLQALRQVEVGAQVSGQLKSLKVVLGQTVKKGDWLAEIDPVISQNTLAQEQAKLDNLQAQKLAKEVRVKQAQLTWTRQQDMLAQDAAARQDMESADAELRALRADAVSLEAQIRQQKLAVASAQTNLSYTRIVAPIDGDVVSISTLEGQTVVAAFQVPTLMKLADLSTMTVKAQVSEADVVRVKPGQPVYFTILGDPDKRYHGTLRAVQPSPEKINNAVFFNALFDVPNPDRMLRVDMTAQVAILLGEAKQALTVPLTALGARDKEGRQEVRVLKTDQTVEKRLVRVGISNNFQAQVLDGLKEGDTVITGDPSTAPDRNDNGEGGPRGKRS